In Luteimonas sp. MC1750, the following proteins share a genomic window:
- the azu gene encoding azurin, giving the protein MKQLIIATLGLGLLAFGGTAVASNCTIKLKGDDRMQFDQKEITVSAACKTISIELEHTGKLPAAAMGHNVVVSATPDVQAINTAGAKAGAAAGYLPQGDAKVLAATDMIGGGASTKASFAGSKLKAGGDYTFFCSFPGHAALMKGKLVVTP; this is encoded by the coding sequence ATGAAGCAGCTCATCATCGCCACCCTGGGCCTCGGCCTGCTCGCCTTCGGCGGCACCGCTGTGGCGTCCAACTGCACGATCAAGCTCAAGGGCGACGACCGCATGCAGTTCGACCAGAAGGAAATCACCGTCTCGGCCGCGTGCAAGACCATCAGCATCGAGCTCGAGCACACCGGCAAGCTTCCGGCGGCGGCGATGGGACACAACGTTGTCGTGTCCGCAACGCCGGACGTTCAGGCGATCAACACCGCCGGCGCCAAGGCCGGTGCCGCCGCTGGCTACCTGCCGCAGGGCGATGCCAAGGTCCTCGCGGCCACCGACATGATCGGCGGCGGCGCAAGCACCAAGGCCTCGTTCGCGGGCAGCAAGCTCAAGGCCGGTGGCGACTACACCTTCTTCTGCTCCTTCCCCGGCCACGCCGCGCTGATGAAGGGCAAGCTGGTCGTCACTCCCTGA